In Passer domesticus isolate bPasDom1 chromosome 7, bPasDom1.hap1, whole genome shotgun sequence, one genomic interval encodes:
- the SLITRK4 gene encoding SLIT and NTRK-like protein 4 isoform X1, producing MRRSPRGSAAPGLPSLRAAGGARPGGRPAAPAARCVRGAAGARSSRGERRSAAERSRGDPGRRDSLSLFRSLRLFADHKKMILWLFLVLSSPVSSTTTDADISVEICNVCSCVSVENVLYVNCEKVAVYRPNQLKPPWSNFYHLNFQNNLLIILYPNSFLNFTHAVSLQLGNNKLQNIEGGAFMGLSALKQLHLNNNELKILRADTFLGIENLEYLQADYNLIKFIERGAFNKLHKLKVLILNDNLISFLPDNIFRFASLTHLDIRGNRIQKLPYIGVLEHIGRIVELQLEDNPWNCTCDLLPLKAWLENMPYNIYIGEAICETPSDLYGRLLKETNKQELCSMGTGSDFDVRILPPSQLEPGYSTPNGHTTQTSVHRLVTKPPKTTNPSKISGIVAGKALSTRNLSQIISYQTRVPPLTPCPVPCVCKTHPSDLGLSVNCQERNIESMAELVPKPLNAKKLHVNGNYIKDVDTTDFAEFEGLDLLHLGSNRISVIKGDVFRNLTNLRRLYLNGNQIERLSPEMFAGLHNLQYLYLEYNVIKEILAGTFDLMPNLQLLYLNNNLLRSLPAYIFAGAPLARLNLRNNHFMYLPVSGVLDQLKSLTQIDLEGNPWDCTCDLVALKLWLEKLNDGIVVKELKCETPVQFANIELKSLKNEILCPKLLNKPSALFTSPMPAVIFTTPPGPVRSPPGGPVPLSILILSILVVLILTVFVAFCLLVFVLRRNKKPTIKHEGIGNQECSSMQLQLRKHDHKSNKKDGLGAEAFIPQTIEQMSKSHTCGLKESETGFTFADPPGQKVILRNVNDKEKDLLHVDSRKRLSTIDELDELFPGRDSNVFIQNFLESKKEYNSIGVSGFEIRYPEKLQDKKAKKSLIGGNHSKIVVEQRKSEYFELKAKLQGSPDYLQVLEEQTALNKI from the exons ATGCGGCGGAGCCCGCGGGGTTCCGCAGCGCCGGGCTTGCCCTCGCTCCGCGCGGCCGGGGGTGCTCGCCCCGGCGGGCGCCCggctgcccccgccgcccgctGCGTGCGCGGAGCCGCCGGAGCCCGGAGCTCGCGGGGAGAGCGGCGGAGCGCAGCCGAGCGGAGCCGCGGCGACCCCGGGCGCCGAG atTCTTTATCTTTGTTCAGGAGCCTAAGGTTGTTTGCTGATCATAAGAAGATGATTCTGTGGCTCTTTCTGGTTCTGTCATCTCCAGTTTCTTCTACAACTACAGATGCTGATATATCTGTGGAAATTTGCAATGTTTGCTCCTGTGTGTCAGTTGAGAATGTACTCTATGTCAACTGTGAGAAGGTTGCAGTCTACAGACCAAATCAGCTTAAACCACCATGGTCTAATTTTTACCACCTCAACTTTCAAAACAACCTGCTAATTATTCTATATCCAAATTCCTTTCTTAATTTTACACATGCAGTGTCCTTGCAACTGGGTAATAATAAGTTACAGAACATTGAGGGAGGGGCCTTTATGGGTCTTAGTGCATTAAAACAGTTGCACTTGAACAACAATGAATTAAAGATTCTCCGGGCTGACACTTTCCTTGGCATAGAGAACTTGGAGTATCTCCAAGCTGACTACAATTTAATCAAGTTTATTGAACGGGGAGCCTTCAATAAGCTTCACAAGCTGAAAGTCCTGATACTTAATGACAATCTGATTTCATTCCTTCCCGATAATATTTTTCGATTTGCTTCTCTAACCCATCTGGATATACGGGGCAATCGAATACAGAAGCTTCCATACATTGGAGTTCTGGAACACATCGGGCGAATTGTTGAATTGCAGCTGGAAGACAACCCCTGGAATTGTACGTGTGATTTGTTGCCTTTGAAAGCGTGGCTGGAGAACATGCCCTATAACATCTACATTGGAGAGGCTATCTGTGAAACACCCAGTGACTTGTACGGAAGGCTGCTGAAAGAAACCAAtaagcaggagctgtgctccatggggacagggagtgaTTTTGACGTGCGCATCCTGCCTCCCTCGCAGCTGGAGCCCGGTTACAGCACGCCCAACGGCCACACCACTCAAACATCAGTGCACAGATTAGTCACAAAGCCACCAAAGACTACAAATCCTTCGAAGATCTCGGGGATAGTAGCAGGCAAAGCACTGTCCACTCGCAATCTCAGTCAAATCATATCTTACCAGACCAGGGTGCCTCCTTTAACTCCTTGTCCGGTCCCTTGTGTTTGCAAAACTCATCCTTCAGACTTGGGATTAAGCGTAAATTGCCAAGAAAGAAATATAGAATCAATGGCTGAACTCGTACCAAAACCTTTAAATGCCAAGAAACTGCATGTAAATGGCAATTATATTAAGGATGTGGATACTACAGATTTTGCTGAGTTTGAGGGGCTGGATTTGCTACATTTAGGCAGCAATCGGATTTCAGTGATCAAAGGAGATGTTTTCCGCAACCTTACAAATTTACGGAGATTGTATCTCAATGGCAATCAGATAGAGCGTCTGAGCCCAGAAATGTTTGCTGGCCTCCACAATTTGCAATATCTGTATTTGGAATACAATGTTATCAAAGAAATCTTAGCAGGCACCTTTGATTTAATGCCAAATTTGCAGTTGCTCTACCTGAACAACAATCTTCTGCGAAGCTTGCCGGCGTATATTTTTGCTGGTGCACCACTTGCTAGACTGAATCTGAGGAACAATCACTTCATGTATTTACCTGTAAGTGGTGTTCTTGATCAGCTAAAGTCTCTTACACAAATAGATTTGGAAGGTAATCCATGGGACTGCACTTGTGATTTAGTTGCTTTAAAACTGTGGCTTGAGAAGCTAAATGACGGTATTGTGGTGAAGGAATTGAAATGTGAGACACCTGTGCAGTTTGCTAACATAGAACTTAAGTCTCTGAAAAATGAGATTCTCTGTCCTAAACTTTTAAACAAGCCATCTGCTCTGTTCACTAGTCCCATGCCTGCTGTTATTTTCACAACACCCCCGGGACCAGTCCGGAGTCCTCCTGGTGGCCCAGTTCCATTGTCCATCCTAATCCTAAGCATATTGGTTGTGCTGATTTTAACAGTGTTTGTTGCTTTTTGTCTTCTTGTTTTTGTGCTTCGGcgcaacaaaaaaccaaccataaAGCATGAAGGGATTGGAAACCAAGAGTGCAGTTCTATGCAACTGCAGCTAAGAAAGCACGATCACAAGTCAAACAAAAAAGATGGACTGGGTGCAGAGGCCTTCATTCCTCAAACCATTGAGCAGATGAGCAAAAGTCATACATGTGGCTTGAAAGAGTCTGAAACAGGCTTCACGTTTGCTGACCCACCAGGGCAAAAAGTCATTCTGAGAAATGTGAATGACAAGGAGAAAGATTTATTGCATGTGGATTCCAGAAAAAGACTTAGCACAATCGATGAACTGGATGAGTTATTCCCTGGAAGGGATTCCAATGTATTTATTCAAAATTTTCTTGAAAGTAAAAAGGAATACAACAGCATAGGGGTCAGTGGCTTTGAAATACGTTacccagagaaactgcaagacAAAAAAGCCAAGAAATCTCTAATAGGTGGTAATCATAGTAAAATTGTAGTAGAACAAAGAAAAAGTGAATATTTTGAACTAAAAGCTAAACTTCAAGGTTCACCAGACTACCTACAAGTCCTTGAAGAACAAACAGCTTTGAATAAAATATAG
- the SLITRK4 gene encoding SLIT and NTRK-like protein 4 isoform X2: MILWLFLVLSSPVSSTTTDADISVEICNVCSCVSVENVLYVNCEKVAVYRPNQLKPPWSNFYHLNFQNNLLIILYPNSFLNFTHAVSLQLGNNKLQNIEGGAFMGLSALKQLHLNNNELKILRADTFLGIENLEYLQADYNLIKFIERGAFNKLHKLKVLILNDNLISFLPDNIFRFASLTHLDIRGNRIQKLPYIGVLEHIGRIVELQLEDNPWNCTCDLLPLKAWLENMPYNIYIGEAICETPSDLYGRLLKETNKQELCSMGTGSDFDVRILPPSQLEPGYSTPNGHTTQTSVHRLVTKPPKTTNPSKISGIVAGKALSTRNLSQIISYQTRVPPLTPCPVPCVCKTHPSDLGLSVNCQERNIESMAELVPKPLNAKKLHVNGNYIKDVDTTDFAEFEGLDLLHLGSNRISVIKGDVFRNLTNLRRLYLNGNQIERLSPEMFAGLHNLQYLYLEYNVIKEILAGTFDLMPNLQLLYLNNNLLRSLPAYIFAGAPLARLNLRNNHFMYLPVSGVLDQLKSLTQIDLEGNPWDCTCDLVALKLWLEKLNDGIVVKELKCETPVQFANIELKSLKNEILCPKLLNKPSALFTSPMPAVIFTTPPGPVRSPPGGPVPLSILILSILVVLILTVFVAFCLLVFVLRRNKKPTIKHEGIGNQECSSMQLQLRKHDHKSNKKDGLGAEAFIPQTIEQMSKSHTCGLKESETGFTFADPPGQKVILRNVNDKEKDLLHVDSRKRLSTIDELDELFPGRDSNVFIQNFLESKKEYNSIGVSGFEIRYPEKLQDKKAKKSLIGGNHSKIVVEQRKSEYFELKAKLQGSPDYLQVLEEQTALNKI; the protein is encoded by the coding sequence ATGATTCTGTGGCTCTTTCTGGTTCTGTCATCTCCAGTTTCTTCTACAACTACAGATGCTGATATATCTGTGGAAATTTGCAATGTTTGCTCCTGTGTGTCAGTTGAGAATGTACTCTATGTCAACTGTGAGAAGGTTGCAGTCTACAGACCAAATCAGCTTAAACCACCATGGTCTAATTTTTACCACCTCAACTTTCAAAACAACCTGCTAATTATTCTATATCCAAATTCCTTTCTTAATTTTACACATGCAGTGTCCTTGCAACTGGGTAATAATAAGTTACAGAACATTGAGGGAGGGGCCTTTATGGGTCTTAGTGCATTAAAACAGTTGCACTTGAACAACAATGAATTAAAGATTCTCCGGGCTGACACTTTCCTTGGCATAGAGAACTTGGAGTATCTCCAAGCTGACTACAATTTAATCAAGTTTATTGAACGGGGAGCCTTCAATAAGCTTCACAAGCTGAAAGTCCTGATACTTAATGACAATCTGATTTCATTCCTTCCCGATAATATTTTTCGATTTGCTTCTCTAACCCATCTGGATATACGGGGCAATCGAATACAGAAGCTTCCATACATTGGAGTTCTGGAACACATCGGGCGAATTGTTGAATTGCAGCTGGAAGACAACCCCTGGAATTGTACGTGTGATTTGTTGCCTTTGAAAGCGTGGCTGGAGAACATGCCCTATAACATCTACATTGGAGAGGCTATCTGTGAAACACCCAGTGACTTGTACGGAAGGCTGCTGAAAGAAACCAAtaagcaggagctgtgctccatggggacagggagtgaTTTTGACGTGCGCATCCTGCCTCCCTCGCAGCTGGAGCCCGGTTACAGCACGCCCAACGGCCACACCACTCAAACATCAGTGCACAGATTAGTCACAAAGCCACCAAAGACTACAAATCCTTCGAAGATCTCGGGGATAGTAGCAGGCAAAGCACTGTCCACTCGCAATCTCAGTCAAATCATATCTTACCAGACCAGGGTGCCTCCTTTAACTCCTTGTCCGGTCCCTTGTGTTTGCAAAACTCATCCTTCAGACTTGGGATTAAGCGTAAATTGCCAAGAAAGAAATATAGAATCAATGGCTGAACTCGTACCAAAACCTTTAAATGCCAAGAAACTGCATGTAAATGGCAATTATATTAAGGATGTGGATACTACAGATTTTGCTGAGTTTGAGGGGCTGGATTTGCTACATTTAGGCAGCAATCGGATTTCAGTGATCAAAGGAGATGTTTTCCGCAACCTTACAAATTTACGGAGATTGTATCTCAATGGCAATCAGATAGAGCGTCTGAGCCCAGAAATGTTTGCTGGCCTCCACAATTTGCAATATCTGTATTTGGAATACAATGTTATCAAAGAAATCTTAGCAGGCACCTTTGATTTAATGCCAAATTTGCAGTTGCTCTACCTGAACAACAATCTTCTGCGAAGCTTGCCGGCGTATATTTTTGCTGGTGCACCACTTGCTAGACTGAATCTGAGGAACAATCACTTCATGTATTTACCTGTAAGTGGTGTTCTTGATCAGCTAAAGTCTCTTACACAAATAGATTTGGAAGGTAATCCATGGGACTGCACTTGTGATTTAGTTGCTTTAAAACTGTGGCTTGAGAAGCTAAATGACGGTATTGTGGTGAAGGAATTGAAATGTGAGACACCTGTGCAGTTTGCTAACATAGAACTTAAGTCTCTGAAAAATGAGATTCTCTGTCCTAAACTTTTAAACAAGCCATCTGCTCTGTTCACTAGTCCCATGCCTGCTGTTATTTTCACAACACCCCCGGGACCAGTCCGGAGTCCTCCTGGTGGCCCAGTTCCATTGTCCATCCTAATCCTAAGCATATTGGTTGTGCTGATTTTAACAGTGTTTGTTGCTTTTTGTCTTCTTGTTTTTGTGCTTCGGcgcaacaaaaaaccaaccataaAGCATGAAGGGATTGGAAACCAAGAGTGCAGTTCTATGCAACTGCAGCTAAGAAAGCACGATCACAAGTCAAACAAAAAAGATGGACTGGGTGCAGAGGCCTTCATTCCTCAAACCATTGAGCAGATGAGCAAAAGTCATACATGTGGCTTGAAAGAGTCTGAAACAGGCTTCACGTTTGCTGACCCACCAGGGCAAAAAGTCATTCTGAGAAATGTGAATGACAAGGAGAAAGATTTATTGCATGTGGATTCCAGAAAAAGACTTAGCACAATCGATGAACTGGATGAGTTATTCCCTGGAAGGGATTCCAATGTATTTATTCAAAATTTTCTTGAAAGTAAAAAGGAATACAACAGCATAGGGGTCAGTGGCTTTGAAATACGTTacccagagaaactgcaagacAAAAAAGCCAAGAAATCTCTAATAGGTGGTAATCATAGTAAAATTGTAGTAGAACAAAGAAAAAGTGAATATTTTGAACTAAAAGCTAAACTTCAAGGTTCACCAGACTACCTACAAGTCCTTGAAGAACAAACAGCTTTGAATAAAATATAG